Proteins encoded together in one Marinithermus hydrothermalis DSM 14884 window:
- a CDS encoding menaquinone biosynthetic enzyme MqnA/MqnD family protein: MYTLGIPPYANTAPLFYYLEPGYGLEVRRGVPTELNRWLLTGEVDLSLVSAYFYLQHQDRLCALPDFSVAVLGPVYSVNLFHRVPWTALRRVAVTTESATSVRLLEYLIAQDGVYPEFVREAGGLELLETYDGVLLIGDRAIQAYAGLLDAPPRSVHHLPTRLQGLEVTDLSMRWFERTRLPFVFAVWATRKDAPPPPEVVDRLREARSRGLGHLAAIAREEAERLGVSARLIQHYLWNFRYHLEVPDRLGLEAFARAVGLPEPGAYWEV, translated from the coding sequence ATGTACACCCTCGGCATCCCTCCCTACGCGAACACCGCGCCGTTGTTTTACTACCTCGAGCCCGGGTACGGCCTGGAGGTGCGGCGCGGCGTGCCGACCGAGCTCAACCGCTGGTTGCTGACGGGCGAGGTGGACCTCTCCCTGGTCTCCGCGTACTTCTACCTACAGCACCAGGACCGGCTCTGCGCCCTGCCGGACTTTTCCGTCGCGGTGCTGGGCCCGGTGTATTCGGTGAACCTGTTCCACCGCGTGCCCTGGACCGCCCTCCGCCGGGTCGCGGTCACGACCGAGTCCGCCACCTCGGTCCGGCTCCTCGAGTACCTGATCGCCCAGGACGGCGTTTACCCCGAGTTCGTTCGGGAGGCGGGAGGGTTGGAGCTTCTGGAGACCTACGACGGGGTGCTGCTGATCGGCGACCGCGCGATCCAGGCGTACGCCGGCCTGCTGGACGCGCCTCCGCGCTCGGTGCACCACCTGCCCACCCGCCTTCAGGGCCTCGAGGTCACGGACCTCTCGATGCGCTGGTTCGAACGCACCCGGCTGCCCTTCGTCTTTGCGGTGTGGGCTACCCGCAAGGACGCCCCGCCTCCACCGGAGGTCGTGGACCGGCTGCGCGAGGCGCGCTCGAGGGGCCTCGGCCATCTCGCCGCGATCGCCCGGGAGGAAGCCGAGCGGCTCGGGGTGTCCGCGAGGCTCATCCAGCATTACCTGTGGAACTTCCGGTACCACCTCGAGGTCCCGGATCGGCTGGGGCTCGAGGCCTTCGCCCGAGCGGTGGGGCTTCCCGAACCGGGGGCGTACTGGGAGGTCTAG
- a CDS encoding S1C family serine protease, producing MVWKRPAVIAGMAALLAVGAAWWTGSSALGQTGSEAPAVAPLNEAQAFLENERNTIGIVKAFGDGVVFVSVRTQPRAVRPALPPGFEEFAPFFQPFVEPPREGTGSGFVIDKDGYILTNFHVIRGADIITVRFHNDPTDYTAKVVGTAPPLDLALLKVDVPPEKLTPIPLGDSDAIQVGQKVIAMGNPFGLEFSVTEGIVSAVRTNPSGADPLVLRVIQTDAAINPGNSGGPLLNSRGEVIGINTFIFTPTAQFGAAQFAGVGFAIPINQAKEVLPELKAGKTLDREALVRSRPRLGVQILDLRNFPERVRERFNLPDRGLMVMEVEPGSPAEEAGLKAPERFVFLSTPSGQTVDLGVDGDVILEADGQPIRNITDLRSVLFTKKPGDTVTLKVWRDGQEVTVRVKVRVIR from the coding sequence ATGGTGTGGAAAAGACCGGCCGTGATCGCGGGGATGGCCGCCCTTCTCGCCGTAGGTGCCGCGTGGTGGACTGGCTCGAGCGCCCTGGGGCAGACGGGAAGCGAGGCCCCCGCGGTTGCGCCGTTGAATGAAGCTCAGGCCTTCCTCGAAAACGAGCGCAACACCATCGGCATCGTCAAGGCCTTTGGGGACGGGGTGGTGTTCGTCTCCGTGCGCACCCAGCCCCGAGCGGTACGGCCCGCGCTGCCCCCCGGGTTTGAGGAGTTCGCCCCCTTCTTCCAACCCTTCGTGGAGCCCCCACGCGAAGGGACGGGCTCGGGGTTCGTGATCGATAAAGATGGGTATATCCTCACGAACTTCCACGTAATCCGAGGGGCCGACATCATCACCGTGCGTTTCCACAACGACCCCACCGACTACACGGCCAAGGTCGTCGGCACCGCACCCCCGCTGGACCTGGCCCTGTTGAAGGTGGACGTTCCTCCTGAGAAGCTCACCCCTATCCCCTTAGGGGACTCGGACGCGATCCAGGTGGGGCAGAAGGTCATCGCGATGGGGAACCCCTTCGGGCTAGAGTTTTCGGTGACTGAGGGGATCGTCTCCGCGGTGCGCACCAACCCCAGCGGAGCGGATCCCTTGGTGCTGCGGGTGATCCAGACCGACGCCGCGATCAACCCCGGCAACTCCGGCGGGCCGCTCCTCAACTCCCGGGGTGAGGTGATCGGGATCAACACCTTCATCTTCACCCCGACCGCGCAGTTCGGGGCGGCGCAGTTCGCGGGGGTCGGGTTCGCCATCCCGATCAACCAGGCCAAGGAGGTTCTGCCCGAACTGAAAGCCGGAAAAACCCTGGACCGCGAGGCTCTGGTCCGCAGCCGTCCCCGGCTCGGGGTGCAGATCCTGGACCTGCGCAACTTCCCGGAACGGGTGCGGGAGCGGTTCAACCTCCCCGATCGTGGGTTGATGGTGATGGAGGTGGAGCCGGGCAGTCCGGCCGAGGAGGCGGGGCTGAAGGCGCCGGAGCGGTTCGTCTTCCTCAGCACGCCTAGCGGGCAGACCGTAGACCTCGGCGTGGACGGCGACGTGATCCTCGAGGCGGACGGCCAGCCCATCCGCAACATCACCGACCTCCGGAGCGTCCTCTTCACCAAAAAACCCGGCGACACGGTCACCCTCAAGGTGTGGCGGGACGGCCAGGAGGTCACCGTGAGGGTCAAGGTGCGGGTGATCCGCTAA
- the glpX gene encoding class II fructose-bisphosphatase — protein MNIERELVLEIVRVTENAALAASRHSGKGNKHAVDQAGTEAMRTVLNELEISGTVVIGEGEMDEAPMLYIGERLGKGGPEVDIAVDPVEGTNITAKGQPNSVAVLAISEKGGLFHAPDIYMEKLIVGPPAAGRVDLTWPVSANLKAIALSLQRSVEDLVVVVLERPRHEKLIQEIREAGARVKLIGDGDVIAAISAAIRGTGVHAVMGIGGAPEGVLAAAALKCLGGEIQARFLPETEEERQRLHAMGASEDRIYRTEDLAPGKEIVFAATGITDGDILEGVRFFGGGARTHSLAMGYATRVVRFIDTVHLFDRGARVTIRV, from the coding sequence ATGAACATCGAACGCGAGCTCGTCCTCGAGATCGTCCGCGTCACCGAAAACGCCGCTCTGGCCGCCAGCCGCCACAGCGGCAAGGGCAATAAGCACGCCGTGGATCAGGCCGGGACCGAAGCCATGCGCACGGTCCTGAACGAGCTCGAGATCAGCGGCACCGTGGTTATCGGTGAGGGCGAGATGGACGAGGCCCCCATGCTCTACATCGGGGAGCGCCTCGGCAAGGGCGGCCCCGAGGTGGACATCGCAGTAGACCCCGTCGAGGGCACGAACATCACCGCCAAGGGACAGCCAAACTCCGTCGCGGTCCTCGCGATCAGCGAGAAAGGCGGGCTCTTCCACGCGCCGGACATCTACATGGAAAAGCTCATCGTCGGGCCGCCCGCCGCCGGGCGCGTGGACCTCACCTGGCCGGTCTCCGCGAACCTCAAGGCGATCGCCCTCTCCCTGCAGCGCTCGGTGGAGGACCTGGTGGTCGTGGTGCTCGAGCGCCCGCGCCACGAGAAGCTCATCCAGGAGATCCGCGAGGCCGGCGCGCGCGTCAAGCTGATCGGGGACGGCGACGTGATCGCGGCCATCTCCGCCGCGATCCGCGGCACCGGCGTGCACGCGGTGATGGGGATCGGCGGCGCGCCCGAAGGGGTGCTCGCCGCGGCGGCGTTGAAGTGCCTAGGGGGTGAGATCCAGGCCCGCTTCCTCCCCGAGACCGAGGAGGAACGCCAACGCCTCCACGCGATGGGCGCGAGCGAGGACCGCATCTACCGCACCGAGGACCTCGCCCCAGGCAAAGAGATCGTCTTCGCCGCGACCGGCATCACCGACGGGGATATCCTGGAGGGGGTGCGGTTCTTCGGCGGCGGGGCGCGGACCCACTCCCTCGCCATGGGGTACGCCACCCGCGTGGTGCGCTTCATCGACACCGTGCACCTCTTTGACCGCGGGGCACGGGTCACGATCCGCGTGTAA
- a CDS encoding MotA/TolQ/ExbB proton channel family protein, translated as MLQVSQGGWILVILLLLTVYAAYVFFERFLSLRRERLGGDKLMREVEACLRRGRLEPAMEACRIHGGTLGRFVLAGLPRVPYGVAAVDAALKAALLEEEARLSRGLAVLSVTAQVAPLLGLLGTVTGMIRAFNVLAVEGQTTAQLLAGGIGEALFTTAGGLIVAIPALMGYHYLAGRVEDLLTELEQRREELLGALVEVDNAQKAEA; from the coding sequence ATGTTGCAGGTCTCGCAGGGCGGATGGATTCTGGTGATCTTGCTCCTCCTTACCGTGTACGCCGCGTACGTGTTCTTCGAGCGGTTTCTTTCGCTCCGGCGGGAGCGCCTCGGGGGGGACAAGCTGATGCGCGAGGTTGAGGCCTGCCTCCGCAGGGGGCGGCTAGAGCCTGCGATGGAAGCCTGCCGGATTCACGGCGGGACCCTGGGGCGGTTCGTGCTCGCAGGGCTGCCTCGCGTGCCGTACGGGGTCGCCGCGGTAGACGCGGCGCTTAAAGCCGCGCTGTTGGAGGAGGAAGCCCGGCTTTCGCGCGGGCTGGCGGTCCTCAGCGTGACTGCTCAGGTCGCGCCGCTATTGGGGTTATTGGGCACCGTGACCGGTATGATACGCGCCTTTAACGTGCTGGCTGTGGAGGGGCAGACCACCGCGCAGCTGCTGGCGGGCGGGATTGGGGAAGCGCTCTTCACCACCGCCGGGGGGCTGATCGTCGCCATCCCGGCTCTCATGGGGTACCACTATCTTGCGGGCCGGGTGGAGGACCTCCTGACCGAGCTCGAGCAACGGCGCGAGGAGCTCCTCGGCGCGCTTGTAGAGGTCGACAATGCGCAGAAGGCCGAAGCTTGA
- a CDS encoding class I SAM-dependent RNA methyltransferase translates to MTLTLTIEKLVTGGRGLARTPEGVVIVRGGLPGERVRARVRRRKNHLEGEVLEILEPSPDRVDHPLPPGADLPLAYEAQLPVKQGFVREALARLAGLEATLEPIAPSPEPMGYRTAAQFALHPLGGLAYRVPGSHELVRAHTDPLLAPPLQEALSLLNTWPLANVVEVVLRGSLHEGRVQVGLIGGKARMFRTVAKGLVREGIAGVWWGALDPRGRFRGPVKHLAGAAHLLEAFGEVLASVDVVSFAQVNPRAAARLYQEAAALVHGGRRAVELYAGGGVLSFHLAAAFDEIVAVELSRAAIQKGQADARRLGLPNVRFHRGDARELVRFAPADLVAVDPPRAGLAPEVVRTLLEARPHQILYISCDPATWARDVKRLVAGGYRLRFARPYDFYPFTHHVEVLSLLVR, encoded by the coding sequence GTGACGCTCACGCTGACCATCGAGAAACTCGTGACCGGCGGGCGGGGGCTCGCCCGCACGCCGGAAGGCGTCGTGATCGTGCGCGGCGGGCTCCCCGGAGAGCGCGTCCGCGCCCGGGTGCGCCGCCGGAAGAACCACCTCGAGGGTGAGGTCCTCGAGATCCTCGAGCCCTCCCCCGACCGGGTGGATCACCCGCTGCCGCCCGGCGCCGACCTTCCCCTCGCCTACGAGGCTCAACTCCCCGTCAAACAGGGCTTCGTGCGCGAAGCGCTCGCGCGCCTCGCAGGCCTCGAGGCCACCCTCGAGCCGATCGCTCCCTCCCCCGAGCCCATGGGGTACCGCACCGCAGCCCAGTTCGCCCTCCATCCCCTTGGGGGGCTGGCGTACCGCGTGCCGGGGTCGCACGAGCTGGTGCGGGCGCACACGGACCCTTTGCTCGCCCCGCCCCTCCAGGAAGCGCTCAGTTTGCTCAACACCTGGCCGCTCGCGAACGTCGTTGAGGTCGTGCTTCGGGGCAGTCTCCACGAGGGTCGCGTCCAGGTGGGGCTCATCGGGGGTAAGGCCCGCATGTTCCGCACGGTAGCGAAGGGCCTCGTGCGCGAGGGAATCGCCGGGGTGTGGTGGGGGGCCTTGGACCCCCGGGGGCGGTTTCGCGGCCCGGTCAAGCACCTCGCTGGAGCGGCGCACCTCCTCGAGGCGTTCGGCGAGGTCCTGGCCTCGGTGGACGTGGTGAGCTTCGCGCAGGTGAACCCTAGGGCGGCCGCACGGCTCTACCAGGAAGCCGCCGCGCTCGTTCACGGGGGCCGGCGCGCGGTGGAGCTCTACGCGGGGGGCGGGGTCCTCTCCTTTCACCTGGCCGCGGCCTTCGATGAGATCGTCGCGGTGGAGCTGAGCCGGGCCGCCATCCAAAAGGGCCAGGCTGACGCCCGGCGGCTGGGTCTGCCCAACGTGCGGTTTCACCGGGGGGACGCGCGCGAACTCGTCCGCTTCGCCCCTGCGGACCTCGTGGCGGTGGATCCGCCCCGCGCGGGGCTTGCCCCGGAGGTGGTGCGCACCCTCCTCGAGGCGCGGCCCCACCAAATCCTGTACATCTCCTGCGACCCAGCCACCTGGGCGCGGGACGTGAAACGGCTTGTGGCGGGCGGGTACCGGCTACGCTTCGCCCGCCCCTACGACTTCTACCCCTTCACCCACCACGTGGAGGTCCTGAGCCTGCTTGTACGCTGA
- a CDS encoding ExbD/TolR family protein encodes MRRRPKLDPAINLAPFIDIVFLLVVFFMVTSTFITPETGLPIDLPGAVTGEAKPASAPVVVLDAQGQAHWQGQAVDDATLLVALRGALVDDPVGTVVLRADRKVPHGRVVEVMDTIRRAGAKRVAIAVIP; translated from the coding sequence ATGCGCAGAAGGCCGAAGCTTGACCCTGCGATCAACCTGGCCCCGTTTATCGACATCGTGTTCTTGCTCGTGGTTTTCTTCATGGTGACGAGCACCTTCATCACCCCGGAGACCGGGTTGCCGATCGATCTTCCGGGGGCGGTGACGGGTGAGGCGAAGCCCGCCAGTGCGCCCGTCGTGGTGCTGGACGCCCAAGGGCAGGCGCACTGGCAGGGCCAGGCTGTGGACGACGCGACCCTCCTTGTCGCGCTACGCGGCGCGCTGGTGGACGACCCGGTGGGCACCGTCGTGCTTCGAGCGGACCGTAAAGTGCCGCACGGGCGTGTGGTGGAGGTCATGGACACGATCCGCCGGGCGGGTGCGAAACGCGTAGCGATTGCTGTGATCCCATGA
- the hisF gene encoding imidazole glycerol phosphate synthase subunit HisF, whose amino-acid sequence MLAKRIIPCLDVHAGRVVKGVNFVNLVDAGDPVEAAQAYDRAGADELVFLDITATHEQRAILLDVVARVAETVFIPLTVGGGVRTLEDARRLLLAGADKVSVNSAAVKRPELLTELAGHFGSQAVVLAIDAKRQGASWEVYVAGGRVPTGLDAVAWAVRGAELGAGEILLTSMDRDGTRNGYDLELTRAVAEAVPVPVIASGGAGEKAHFAQAFTEGKADAALAASVFHFGQIPIPELKRYLAASGIPVRLEEASV is encoded by the coding sequence ATGCTCGCCAAGCGCATCATCCCCTGCCTCGACGTCCACGCCGGCCGCGTGGTTAAGGGGGTGAACTTCGTGAACCTGGTGGACGCCGGGGACCCCGTCGAAGCCGCGCAGGCCTACGACCGGGCCGGGGCCGACGAGCTCGTTTTCCTAGACATCACCGCCACGCACGAGCAGCGCGCGATCCTGTTGGACGTCGTAGCTCGCGTCGCTGAAACGGTCTTCATCCCCCTCACCGTGGGGGGCGGGGTGCGCACCCTCGAGGACGCCCGTCGGTTGCTGCTCGCGGGAGCGGACAAGGTCAGCGTGAACTCCGCCGCGGTCAAGCGCCCCGAGCTCCTTACCGAGCTTGCAGGCCACTTTGGCTCCCAAGCCGTAGTCCTCGCGATCGACGCGAAACGCCAGGGGGCTTCCTGGGAGGTGTACGTCGCCGGGGGGCGCGTCCCCACGGGCCTCGACGCGGTAGCGTGGGCGGTGCGGGGCGCGGAGCTCGGCGCCGGGGAGATCCTGCTCACGAGCATGGACCGAGACGGGACGCGGAACGGGTACGACCTCGAACTGACCCGGGCCGTGGCCGAGGCCGTCCCGGTACCGGTGATCGCCTCGGGCGGCGCGGGGGAAAAAGCGCACTTCGCTCAGGCCTTCACCGAGGGAAAGGCCGACGCGGCCCTCGCGGCCAGCGTCTTCCACTTCGGGCAGATCCCGATTCCCGAGCTGAAGCGGTACCTGGCCGCGTCCGGGATTCCCGTTCGGCTGGAGGAGGCGAGCGTATGA
- the hisIE gene encoding bifunctional phosphoribosyl-AMP cyclohydrolase/phosphoribosyl-ATP diphosphatase HisIE encodes MNLEEVKFDERGLVPVVVQDAESGQVLTLAYANREALERTLETGYSHFYSRSRQALWKKGETSGHVQEVLEVRLDCDGDAVLYRVRPRGPACHTGEVTCFHRALSDQAPHPPLGEVLERVYRQILERFAQQPEGSYVARLHREGLDRILKKVGEEAGEVIIAAKNADAEELAWEAADLVFHLLLVLAEAGLAPEDLARVLWARHKP; translated from the coding sequence ATGAACCTGGAGGAGGTCAAGTTCGACGAACGCGGACTGGTGCCGGTGGTGGTGCAGGACGCCGAGAGCGGCCAGGTGCTCACCCTCGCGTACGCGAACCGTGAGGCCCTCGAGCGCACCCTCGAGACGGGGTACAGCCACTTTTACAGCCGCTCCAGACAGGCCCTCTGGAAGAAAGGCGAGACCTCCGGGCACGTGCAGGAGGTTCTCGAGGTGCGCCTGGACTGCGACGGGGACGCGGTGCTGTACCGCGTGCGTCCCCGCGGCCCGGCCTGCCACACCGGCGAGGTCACCTGTTTTCACCGCGCCCTTTCCGACCAAGCCCCCCACCCGCCGCTCGGCGAGGTGCTCGAGCGGGTGTACCGGCAGATTCTGGAGCGCTTCGCGCAACAACCGGAGGGCTCTTACGTCGCCCGGCTGCACCGGGAGGGGCTGGACCGCATCCTGAAGAAGGTCGGGGAGGAGGCGGGCGAGGTGATCATCGCGGCGAAGAACGCGGACGCGGAGGAGCTCGCCTGGGAGGCAGCGGACCTGGTGTTCCACCTGCTGCTCGTCCTGGCAGAGGCGGGGCTTGCCCCGGAGGACCTCGCCCGCGTGCTGTGGGCGCGCCACAAGCCCTGA
- a CDS encoding ABC transporter substrate-binding protein, translating to MKQRVWLLLVLMLWASLGLAQRFRSLDQIQADGTIVIGTEGAFPPFNFFDEGNLVGFDIEIGQALAERLGVKYEWKAQAFDTLLIALNQGRFDFVIASHTITPERAQAVDFTKPYYCTGNLIVALPGGPRTPEELKGKVVGVQVGTTYFEYAQTIEGIKEIKTYQTNPDALQDLLNQRIDAWITDQFTALEAMKQRDVELQLSDLLVREEIGIAVAKGNETLLAALNNALDEILADGTYAAISEKWFGQDIRCK from the coding sequence ATGAAACAACGCGTCTGGCTTCTTCTGGTGCTTATGCTATGGGCGTCGCTGGGCTTGGCGCAGCGCTTCCGCAGCCTCGACCAGATCCAGGCGGACGGCACGATCGTCATCGGTACGGAAGGGGCCTTCCCGCCGTTTAACTTTTTTGACGAGGGGAACCTGGTGGGCTTCGACATCGAGATCGGCCAGGCCTTGGCCGAGCGGCTCGGGGTGAAGTACGAGTGGAAGGCGCAGGCCTTCGACACCCTCTTGATCGCCCTGAACCAGGGCCGGTTCGACTTCGTCATCGCTTCGCACACCATCACCCCGGAGCGGGCCCAGGCGGTGGACTTCACGAAGCCGTACTACTGCACCGGTAACCTGATCGTGGCCCTGCCCGGCGGGCCCCGGACCCCGGAGGAACTCAAAGGCAAGGTCGTGGGGGTCCAGGTCGGCACCACCTACTTCGAGTACGCGCAGACCATCGAGGGGATCAAGGAGATCAAGACCTACCAGACGAACCCCGACGCCCTGCAGGACCTCTTGAACCAGCGGATCGACGCCTGGATTACCGATCAGTTCACCGCCCTGGAAGCCATGAAGCAGCGGGACGTGGAGCTGCAGCTGAGCGACCTGCTGGTCCGGGAAGAGATCGGGATCGCCGTGGCCAAGGGCAACGAGACCCTGCTCGCGGCGCTCAACAACGCCTTGGATGAGATCCTGGCGGACGGCACGTACGCGGCCATCTCGGAGAAGTGGTTCGGTCAGGATATTCGCTGTAAGTAA
- a CDS encoding DUF3048 domain-containing protein: MKRKRRAFLLALLFSSLLMLFYLVLVTVPPPPPMEATGYLVLELGEGAPARAEDALPAPPSEPLPEPEVATEPPAPLPLEVEEVEPEPALETASAPEEPAPQPSVDQPPPEVTEPAPAPAEATPSPPAVEVEAEVAEPADQPAPAVAEAPEPVPAEAAPAEEPPAPPAEQPAPEVTEPAPEPSPSPVTAPEPVPAQAESPPAPEAAPSAAEPAPPEPPTSAEAAPAVESEPEVPPAPEPAPQTARVPEAPPIVEEEALAVPPAPVEATGAEEPAPAAPEAPPPAVEPTPEAAGPAFEPVAPAPSAEAAAAAPPPPPVPPAPVEATPAAPPAPLPLEPAALPPQVPTEPAPPRAEASELAPAPPAPLEPPPAPEVAAGGEPLPGPEAGAPIGPGREPYELERNRPLMVSIDNADGAYPQAGLNRAVAVYELPFEGGVTRLMAVFTGGEGDRIGPVRSARSYTVRLAQDLGAILVHVGGSPEALAIIQRRDVITFDEILLGRLRESPFYRDDERARPHNVYARGDKLREELRKLRLETIQTLRGEAYTPAPNAEPGLSVAVRYAQGYVSEFRFEEGGYTWYRNGRPARDESGRPVRVKAVVLLKGQAREIDDVGRLALDLGGGDGEVYLMGKRVPVRWRYERGFVLTDLQGNPVDLEPYRVWYLFSPQWARVSRAP, translated from the coding sequence ATGAAGCGGAAACGCCGGGCCTTCCTTCTCGCACTGCTGTTCTCGTCCCTCCTCATGCTCTTTTACCTGGTGCTGGTAACGGTACCGCCCCCACCCCCCATGGAGGCGACCGGGTACCTGGTGCTCGAGCTGGGGGAGGGGGCCCCCGCGCGGGCGGAGGACGCCCTCCCGGCCCCGCCTTCCGAACCGTTGCCGGAGCCGGAGGTCGCGACCGAGCCGCCCGCACCGTTGCCGCTCGAGGTAGAGGAGGTGGAGCCGGAGCCGGCGCTGGAAACGGCGAGCGCGCCGGAGGAGCCGGCCCCGCAACCCTCCGTGGATCAGCCGCCCCCGGAGGTGACAGAGCCCGCGCCGGCTCCGGCGGAGGCCACGCCTTCCCCTCCGGCTGTGGAGGTCGAGGCCGAGGTGGCGGAGCCTGCGGATCAACCGGCCCCAGCGGTAGCCGAGGCGCCTGAGCCGGTCCCGGCGGAGGCAGCCCCGGCGGAGGAGCCGCCCGCGCCGCCGGCAGAGCAGCCCGCGCCCGAGGTGACGGAACCCGCCCCGGAACCCTCCCCATCCCCGGTCACCGCGCCCGAGCCGGTCCCCGCCCAGGCCGAGTCGCCGCCCGCTCCGGAGGCCGCTCCCTCAGCGGCGGAGCCCGCGCCCCCCGAACCGCCCACCTCGGCGGAGGCGGCTCCAGCGGTGGAGTCGGAGCCCGAGGTGCCTCCGGCGCCTGAACCGGCGCCGCAAACGGCCCGTGTTCCGGAGGCACCGCCGATCGTGGAGGAAGAGGCCCTTGCGGTGCCCCCCGCTCCGGTGGAGGCAACCGGAGCGGAAGAACCGGCGCCGGCGGCTCCCGAGGCGCCACCACCGGCGGTGGAGCCCACGCCTGAGGCGGCGGGCCCCGCGTTCGAGCCGGTCGCGCCCGCCCCGTCCGCCGAGGCCGCGGCGGCCGCGCCGCCCCCACCCCCCGTCCCGCCCGCACCGGTAGAGGCCACCCCGGCCGCGCCCCCCGCCCCGCTTCCCCTCGAGCCTGCGGCCCTGCCGCCCCAGGTGCCAACGGAGCCCGCGCCGCCCCGCGCAGAGGCTTCGGAACTCGCGCCTGCGCCGCCCGCCCCGCTCGAGCCGCCCCCGGCACCGGAGGTGGCGGCTGGAGGGGAGCCGCTGCCAGGACCCGAGGCGGGCGCGCCGATCGGTCCGGGGCGGGAGCCGTACGAGCTCGAGCGGAACCGGCCCCTCATGGTAAGCATCGATAACGCCGACGGGGCGTACCCCCAGGCGGGGTTGAACCGGGCGGTCGCCGTGTACGAGCTGCCCTTTGAGGGGGGCGTGACCCGGCTGATGGCGGTCTTCACCGGAGGGGAGGGGGACCGCATCGGGCCGGTCCGCAGCGCCCGCAGCTACACCGTGCGCCTCGCGCAAGACCTGGGCGCGATCCTGGTGCACGTGGGCGGGAGCCCCGAGGCGCTCGCGATCATCCAGCGGCGGGACGTGATCACCTTCGATGAGATCCTCCTCGGCCGTCTCCGAGAAAGCCCCTTCTACCGGGATGACGAGCGGGCCCGGCCGCACAACGTCTACGCTCGAGGGGACAAGCTCCGCGAGGAGCTCCGAAAGCTGCGCCTGGAAACGATCCAAACCCTAAGAGGAGAGGCCTACACCCCCGCGCCGAACGCGGAGCCTGGCCTGAGCGTCGCGGTGCGGTACGCGCAAGGGTACGTCAGCGAGTTCCGCTTTGAGGAGGGGGGGTACACCTGGTACCGCAACGGACGGCCCGCGCGGGACGAGTCCGGAAGGCCGGTGCGGGTCAAGGCGGTGGTGCTCTTGAAAGGCCAGGCCCGCGAGATCGACGACGTGGGCCGGCTCGCCCTCGACCTCGGTGGGGGGGACGGGGAGGTTTACCTTATGGGCAAACGGGTCCCGGTGCGATGGCGGTACGAGCGGGGGTTCGTGCTGACCGACCTCCAGGGGAACCCGGTGGACCTCGAGCCCTACCGGGTGTGGTACCTGTTCTCGCCGCAGTGGGCGCGGGTGTCGCGCGCGCCGTAA
- the mqnE gene encoding aminofutalosine synthase MqnE, with translation MRWLRDRRLEPIAEKVLAGERISFEEGLLLYRTPDLPALMRLANIVRERKHGDKTYFVHSLRLSQTNICYVGCTFCAFQRRFGEEGAWDWDVDEVIAWVRERYQPGLTEIHISSGHHPKRPFSYYLELVSALKTHFPGVQVKAWTAAEIHHFTKIAKADYRTVLTELKAAGLDAMPGGGAEIFAERVRRQIARAKVKAEGWLEVHRTAHELGIPTNATMLYGHIETLEERLDHMDRLRQLQDETGGFMSFIPLAFQPDGNPLARALGKREFTTGVDDLRNLAVARIYLDNFPHIKGYWATLTPELAQVSLHWGVTDIDGTLIEERIVHMAGSPTPESLTKEELAGIIRSAGRIPVERDAVYNEIRVYDTPAPHP, from the coding sequence ATGAGGTGGCTTCGTGACCGTCGGCTCGAGCCGATCGCCGAGAAGGTTCTGGCCGGCGAACGGATCAGCTTCGAGGAAGGCCTGCTCCTGTACCGCACCCCGGACCTCCCCGCCCTGATGCGCCTCGCGAACATCGTGCGGGAACGCAAGCACGGGGACAAAACCTACTTCGTGCACAGCCTGCGCCTCTCCCAAACCAACATCTGCTACGTGGGCTGCACCTTCTGCGCCTTCCAGCGCCGGTTCGGGGAGGAAGGCGCCTGGGACTGGGATGTGGACGAGGTGATCGCGTGGGTGCGCGAGCGTTACCAACCGGGCCTCACCGAGATCCACATCTCCTCCGGGCACCACCCCAAGCGGCCCTTCAGCTACTACCTCGAGCTCGTCTCGGCCCTAAAAACCCACTTTCCCGGGGTGCAGGTCAAGGCCTGGACCGCGGCGGAGATCCACCACTTCACCAAGATCGCGAAGGCCGATTACCGGACCGTGCTCACCGAGCTGAAGGCCGCGGGGCTCGACGCGATGCCCGGCGGCGGCGCGGAGATCTTCGCTGAACGGGTCCGCAGGCAGATCGCCCGCGCCAAGGTCAAGGCCGAGGGGTGGCTCGAGGTGCACCGGACCGCGCACGAGCTCGGCATCCCCACCAACGCCACCATGCTCTACGGGCACATCGAGACCCTCGAGGAGCGCCTGGACCACATGGACCGCCTGCGCCAGTTGCAGGACGAGACCGGCGGGTTCATGAGCTTCATTCCTCTGGCCTTCCAACCGGACGGGAACCCCCTCGCGCGCGCCCTTGGAAAGCGCGAGTTCACCACGGGGGTGGACGACCTCCGGAACCTGGCCGTCGCGCGGATCTACCTGGACAACTTCCCGCATATCAAGGGGTACTGGGCGACGCTCACCCCCGAACTGGCTCAGGTCTCGCTGCACTGGGGCGTGACGGACATCGACGGCACCCTGATCGAGGAACGCATCGTGCACATGGCCGGAAGCCCCACGCCGGAAAGCCTCACGAAGGAGGAACTCGCCGGAATCATCCGTTCCGCGGGGCGCATCCCGGTCGAGCGCGACGCGGTGTACAACGAGATCCGGGTCTACGACACCCCTGCCCCCCACCCCTGA